From a region of the Narcine bancroftii isolate sNarBan1 chromosome 5, sNarBan1.hap1, whole genome shotgun sequence genome:
- the LOC138764752 gene encoding histone H2B 1/2-like, translating to MPEHQKPASKKGAKKALAKPAGKAGKKRRRVRKESYAIYIYKVMKQVHPDTGISSKAMSIMNSFVNDIFERIAGEASRLAHYNKRSTISSREIQTAVRLLLPGELAKHAVSEGTKAVTKYTSSK from the coding sequence ATGCCTGAGCATCAGAAACCAGCTTCCAAGAAGGGCGCCAAGAAAGCCTTGGCCAAACCAGCAGGCAAAGCCGGCAAGAAGCGCAGGAGGGTGAGGAAGGAGAGTTACGCCATCTACATCTACAAGGTGATGAAACAGGTTCATCCCGACACCGGGATCTCCTCCAAGGCCATGAGCATCATGAACTCGTTCGTTAACGATATTTTCGAGCGCATCGCGGGCGAGGCTTCCCGCCTGGCCCATTACAACAAGAGGTCAACCATCAGCTCGCGGGAGATCCAGACCGCCGTGCGCCTGCTGCTGCCCGGGGAGTTGGCCAAACACGCCGTGTCGGAAGGGACAAAGGCGGTGACCAAGTACACCAGCTCCAAGTAA
- the LOC138764749 gene encoding histone H2A-like, which yields MTVSTEGPIIRLPFHSSKRYKKGDCDLSFLLVVHELMKIMDMSGRGKSGGKAQSKSRSSRAGLQFPVGRVNRLLRKGNYAERVGAGAPVYLAAVLEYLTAEILELAGNAARDNKKTRIIPRHLQLAVRNDEELNKLLGGVTTAQGGVLPNI from the coding sequence ATGACAGTGAGCACTGAAGGTCCAATCATCAGGCTCCCTTTCCATTCCTCCAAAAGATACAAAAAGGGCGACTGCGACCTCAGCTTCTTACTGGTAGTGCATGAGTTGATGAAAATTATGGacatgagtggacgagggaaatCTGGCGGGAAAGCTCAGTCCAAGTCTCGCTCGTCCCGGGCCGGACTGCAGTTCCCCGTGGGCCGTGTTAACAGGCTCCTGAGAAAGGGCAACTATGCTGAGCGGGTGGGCGCCGGAGCCCCAGTCTATCTGGCTGCTGTGCTCGAGTACCTGACGGCTGAAATCCTCGAGCTGGCCGGCAACGCGGCCCGGGACAACAAGAAGACACGTATCATCCCCAGACACCTGCAGCTGGCCGTCCGCAACGACGAGGAGCTCAACAAGCTGCTAGGAGGAGTGACCACCGCTCAGGGCGGAGTGCTGCCCAATATCTAG
- the LOC138764754 gene encoding histone H4-like, producing MSGRGKGDKGLGKGGVKRHHKVLRDNIQGITKPTIHRLAWRGGVKHISGLIYKETRGVLKVFLENVIRDAVTYTEHAKHKTVTAMDVVYALKCQGCTLYGFGG from the coding sequence ATGTCTGGCAGAGGAAAAGGAGATAAAGGACTGGGCAAAGGTGGAGTCAAGCGGCACCATAAAGTTCTCCGTGATAACATCCAGGGCATCACCAAACCCACCATCCACCGCCTGGCTTGGCGTGGCGGAGTGAAACACATCTCGGGGCTGATCTACAAGGAGACCCGCGGGGTGCTGAAGGTTTTCCTGGAGAATGTGATCAGGGATGCCGTCACCTACACCGAGCACGCCAAGCACAAGACGGTCACCGCCATGGATGTGGTGTATGCTCTGAAATGCCAGGGCTGCACTCTCTATGGCTTTGGCGGCTGA
- the LOC138764751 gene encoding LOW QUALITY PROTEIN: histone H3, embryonic-like (The sequence of the model RefSeq protein was modified relative to this genomic sequence to represent the inferred CDS: inserted 1 base in 1 codon; substituted 1 base at 1 genomic stop codon) has product MSQTKQTTRKLTIGKAPRKXLAAGGVKKPHRYRPGTVALREIRRYQKSTELLIRKLSFQRLVREIAQDFKTYLRFQSSAVMALQEASEAYLVXPSCNLRVTIMSKDIQLARRNRGERTKHHKRLFSKPRSR; this is encoded by the exons ATGTCTCAGACCAAGCAGACGACGCGCAAATTGACCATAGGGAAAGCTCCTCGCAAATAGCTGGCCGCGGGCGGAGTGAAGAAGCCTCATCGCTACCGACCTGGTACCGTGGCTCTGAGGGAGATCCGGCGCTACCAGAAATCCACCGAGCTGTTGATCCGCAAACTGTCCTTCCAGCGCCTGGTGCGGGAGATCGCTCAGGATTTCAAGACGTATCTGCGCTTCCAGAGCTCGGCCGTCATGGCCCTGCAGGAGGCAAGCGAGGCTTACCTGG CGCCATCCTGTAACCTACGCGTCACCATCATGTCCAAAGACATCCAGCTAGCCCGCCGCAACCGCGGGGAGCGCACCAAACACCACAAAAGGCTCTTTTCAAAGCCAcgatcaagatag
- the LOC138764747 gene encoding histone H1-like, with amino-acid sequence MTETAAAEAAPPATPGAQTKAPKKKKAAARPKPAGPRLGDQIDKIVADCRERGGMSYFAIKKALSAGGVDVHKSASHIKTSIKRKLDSGLLVQCKGSGLSGHFKAGKKERTVSLAKKAKKPAATASKSRKSVAKKSSAKRPVIKKSPSKKPAAKKSPSKKHGAKKPAAKKTAAKKPVAKKATPKKFKSPPKAKVTKVKATKKVVKSRARPKSKPKAAAKK; translated from the coding sequence ATGACCGAGACCGCAGCGGCCGAAGCGGCTCCTCCTGCCACTCCCGGCGCCCAAACCAAGGCTCCCAAGAAGAAGAAGGCGGCCGCTCGGCCCAAGCCAGCCGGTCCCAGGCTGGGCGATCAGATCGACAAGATTGTGGCGGATTGCCGCGAGCGCGGGGGGATGTCCTACTTCGCCATAAAGAAGGCTCTGTCCGCTGGCGGCGTTGATGTGCATAAGTCCGCCTCGCACATCAAGACGAGCATCAAGAGGAAATTGGACAGCGGCCTCCTGGTTCAATGCAAAGGCTCGGGCTTGTCGGGTCACTTCAAGGCcgggaagaaagaaagaacagtGTCATTGGCAAAGAAAGCGAAGAAACCAGCGGCCACGGCGTCGAAGTCCAGGAAGTCGGTGGCAAAGAAGTCTTCGGCCAAAAGACCAGTCATCAAGAAATCGCCCTCCAAGAAACCCGCGGCCAAGAAATCTCCCAGCAAGAAACACGGCGCCAAGAAGCCAGCGGCTAAAAAGACGGCGGCCAAGAAGCCAGTGGCCAAGAAGGCGACCCCGAAGAAGTTCAAGAGCCCCCCGAAGGCCAAAGTCACCAAGGTGAAGGCGACCAAAAAGGTTGTAAAATCCAGGGCCCGGCCGAAATCTAAACCCAAGGCAGCGGCCAAGAAGTGA